A window of Pullulanibacillus sp. KACC 23026 genomic DNA:
ATTGACACAGGCTATCTCGGTGCCGTCGTTGGGACACACGGCGGTGAAGGGCTTATCGGCCTTGTTTGGTACAGGAAATGAAACGATACCTGAATAGGTTCTGGAAAAAGGGGATAAGCGCCTTGCGCGCCCCTGCTTCCATTCATTCTAGTCCGCCCCTTACGTCCAATTACCACTCCGCTGTTTCCCCAGAGCCGCTTCCTTCTAACGTAGACGCCTCTGTCTGTCGGCATCTAAATCCGGCCCTTTTTGATACTTGGTATGCCCCTTTATCTCCTAAAGAACCATCCGTCCATTTGGTCTCTGCTGCCCCCCCTACATCGACCGCTTATTTTCTCGATACCTGTCTTTCCTATTTTAAAAAATCCAGCCCTTTTATTTATGAGTATGAACCCACCCTTCAAGCGTTTATAACCCTTAGTTGGCGCCGCCTATTAAAATGGCTTCATTCTGACCGATTTTCGGAAGAGAACACCGCACCTTACTCTCAATCAAGCCAAATTGATGCGACGTTTGACCAAACAGCTACTCATCGAACACGCGGCCAGTCAAAGAAACAACATCCAACCCATGCATTAACCCAATCTATCCGTAATGAGACCCATCCCGCTTATTCATCGTCATTTTGCATGCCGCTTGATCCTGACTTTTCTCCCAATCAACAGCTGCAAGTCTTCCTAGCAGGACGGCTGCTGTTAATGAGTGAGTGCCAAGCGTTTCCTCTAAAAGAATTAGAGGCACATTTTAAGGCAGGTTATCTGCAAATTCAACAAGGAATTACATGTGTCGGAGGAATCCCCTTTTGTCATCGATGCGGAAATCACGTTTTTCATCAATTTGTTTCCCATACATGCAGGCGGTGCGGGAGAAAATGCCTCTATTGTCGAGAGTGTTTGGAGATGGGATTAGTCCGTTCATGTACAGCTCTTGTGAAGTGGCGGGGGCCGAGTCCGCCGCTTCTGTATCAGGAAGTACAGTTAAATTGGGAGGGGACATTGACTGTTGAACAACAGGAGGCTTCAGACAAACTGCTGCATTCAGTCAAGGCGCGGCAAAACTTCCTCGTCTGGGCAGTTTGCGGAGCAGGGAAAACAGAAGTCCTCTATCAAACCTTGAAAAATATGATTGAACAAGGGAAACGAGTAGCGATCGCGTCACCTCGTTCCGATGTTATTCTTGAACTTGATCGCCGTATAGGTTCTGTCTTTCCAACTCTTTCACGTGTGGCCATATATGGGGATTCACCTGATGACTATACCTTCACACCCTTTGTCCTGACAACGCTCCATCAGCTCAGACGGTTTGAATCGGCGTTTGATTTAATCGTGATTGATGAAGTGGATGCCTTCCCTTTTAAAGGAAACCAGGCATTGAATACCGTCTTGCAGCGAGCGCTCATGTCAGATGGCAGTCTCGTCTTTGTTACCGCTACACCTGATCGGGAAATGAAGAAAGCCTATCTCCATGGAAGGCTTAATGGGATTCATATTCCGATCCGATTTCATCGAGGGCCATTGCCGGAGCCAAAATTTGTATGGATCGGTGATTGGAAGAAGAAGCTCAGTCGTGGAAAACTGCATGAAAGTCTGTATAAATGGCTTCAAGAACGGATTCAGGATAAGCGAAGAGTCTTCCTCTTTGTCCCTGAGATTGGGGATGTTGAGCCGATGGTTTTGCTGCTGAATAAGAAACAGTTTTTGGCTGAAGGGGCTCATTCGAAGGACCCTATGAGGCGCGACAAGGTTTTGGCGTTTCGAGAAGGGCGCCATCACATTATGGTGACGACAACGATCCTAGAGCGTGGTGTGACCATTTCCCGTGCTGATGTTGCTATATTGGGGGCAGAACGTCCTATTTTTGATGAGCGAGCTTTAGTTCAAATGTCAGGTCGGGCAGGACGAGACCGAGAGAACCCAGACGGTGAGGTCGTTTTTTTTCACAATGGAAAGACCCGTGAAATGCTTCGCGCTCTACGCCATATACAATTCATGAATCATGAGGCTATGAAACTAACCCGGTAAAAGGGGAATTAGGGGAGTGTATGAATATGCCAGTTTGCTTGTGGTGTCATCAGCGGCCTATTCAAGCCGTATCATGGGAAACTTTGTTTGAGCTAGGGCCTCGTCCGGGTTTTTGCGAGCAATGTGAGGCAGAGCTTGTTCGGCTAAAAGGAGCGAGGCTGTGTCAGAAATGCGGACGTGATTTAGACCAATTGGACGATCAATTTCAGGTAAACGGAATATGTCTGGATTGTACGAAATGGCAAAGTACCCCTTTTGGACAAGCGCTTTATCAGAATCGGTCGGTCTACTTGTATACCCCCCATTTAAAAGACTTATTAACACAACTGAAGTTTCGCGGTGATGCTATACTTATTGAAGGATTTAGACGGGACTTAAGGAAGGCTTATTGGGCATGGTACAAATGGCGGCTTGCGATTCCCATACCATTGAGCGCTGAACGCCAAGAGGAACGAACCTTTAATCAATCAGAGCTGATCGCAGACTGTTTGGCGGCTCCAAAACTCCTCGCGCTGGTGCGATCCGGTTCCACTGAAAAGCAGAGTAAAAGAACAAGACAAGAGCGCCTTCAGAAGTTGAAACAAGAGTCCCTGCCCTTTAGTGTGGTACCCGAGTTCAGCCGGCATTTAAAAGACAGGCACCTTGTGCTCATAGACGATATTTATACAACAGGAGTAACCTTGAGACTGGCCGCTCAAGCCCTCTTACCCTATGCCCCCCGTTCCATCTCCAGCTTTACTCTCGCCAGAAGCTAATGGTCCACGATAGATTTTTTATTTTGCTAGCCTCAATTAAATCGTTCCTAAATCATTTCACCTAACCTAATCAATGAAAGGAAAAGATCCTATGACTGAATTAGCCCATTGTACAGAATGCGGAAAGCTCTTTGTTCAAACGACCTACGACCTTTGTCCATCCTGTCGGCAAGAACTGGAAAAGAAATACGAAACCGTTTTTGACTACATTCACCAAAAAGAATCACAGGACCTAACCGTCAGCGACATTCATCGCGCAACAGGTGTAGAAGAAAACCTACTCAACAAATGGCAAGAAGAAGGCAAACTCGAAAAGTGAAACGCGGGGACGGTTCTCCCGTTTCATTTTCATTTCGGAACGCGGGGACGGTTCTCTTGTTTCATTTTTTCATTCCTATTAACAGGCAATCTGACACCTTTATTTATAATAAACTTATAAAATAAGAGTGCGACTATTTAAGAATTTCTATAAGAAGTAGGTTCAAAAAGCCATCCAGTTTACGAAAATAGCCACCCATGGTAAGTTATACGATCAGGCGATCAGATCACCTATGCGCGTTTTGAGGCGCCACTACCAGATGCATGCAAATTGCATAGACTTTATTAGCTTTAGCCATCTATTTTGGCCTTGCTTTCAGGGGTGTAAAATACCGTTACACTTAATTAAGTTAGCATAGCGAGAATTCGTTATCGCGGTTGAAAATGGCTATTTAACAAGATAGACGCAACGAGGAAACGCTGAACCTGGGCTCCTGCCCCGTTTTAGGCTGAAAATAGTGGAATGAACAACAAATAAGGGGTTTACAAAACTATCAAATGTGGTATAAATAGAATAAGCTTATAAATAAATGGACGTGAGGAGGGACGTTAGTCGTAAACATCCGAGCTCAGGGAGGTATAAACAACCACTTGAATCTGGATAGCGATGTGCGGCCTTTTTTCATCTCATTTTATAAGCGGAGTCTCTCAAAAGTTAGCGAGAGACACGGAGGTTTAGAAGACATCAAAAGGAGGCATTAAAACGATTTAACTAAACCCATCATCTTGACGGTTTGACGCTTCATTTAAGCTTCATTGACGTTGGTATTTTCCAAAAATTCGGACAAGTTAAAAGGGATAACAAGGATTTGTAATGAATAGGATATACAAATCCGATAAGGAGGAGTTCACAATGAATTTTAACATTCGCGGTGAAAATCTAAAAGTGACCCCGGCACTCCGGAACTACACGGAAAAGAAAATTTCAAAACTGGGTCGATATTTTGATACTCCCCTGATGACTGATGTTCATGTCAACATGCATGTGCACAACAACAATCAGGTGATTGAAGTCACCATTCCATTGCAAGGATTGCTCTTAAGAGCGGAGGAGTCCCAAATGGATATGTATGCGGCCATTGACTCAGTTATTGAAAAACTTGAACGGCAAATTCGAAAATATAAAACAAAAGTCAATAGGAAATATCGTCAGCGTGTGAGTCGCGGTTATGCTCAAATTGCGGTTGGAGCGAACCCTGTTTCTTATTATGAAGATGATGAGGTTGTAGAAGAATCCGATTTTGATGTTGTACGTCGCAAACGATTTAATTTTAAACCTATGGATGTCGATGAAGCTATTATGCAAATGGACATGCTTGGACATGATTTCTTTGTTTTCTCCAATTCTGTAACCGGAGACACTAGTGTCGTCTACCGTCGCAAGGATGGAAAATACGGCTTAATCGAAAAAGAATAGTGATCTTTAGAAAAGATCAACGTGCATTAACAACCTACTTACTTTATAAAGCAACGCCTCACATTGGTGAGGCGTTGTTGTTGTGTTCTTATTTTTGATGAAATAATGAAAGGGTTTTTACTCAGAACGGCTTCCTTTCTATTTCTATCTTTAAATAGTCCTGTTGTTTGTAAAGAAGAGGTTTGTCACTTTGTACAGGGTTTGTTAAAATAGAGAGTGAACCTTTAATGAATAGACATAAAAAGTTAAAGAAAGAACAACATTTTACTAAAAAATTGTATTTTTCTTCTTTTTAAAAGGTTATATATAGAATATTAGTAGAGATTGGTGCTTATGATTACTTCTATTACGATTCTGTTATTCGAACAGAAATGAGTTTCGGCAGGACAAGTATCTAAATGTGGTTTGCGTTCGGTATAGAAACGCTCAGCGAATTGGGCAAAAATTTGAGGTGACATCACATGATGGGAATTTTGAAGAAAATTGTTGGTGACCCTAGTCAAAGACAATTGAAGAAAATGGAGAAAGTTGCGGATCAAATCGACGCGTTGGCAGATGAGATGAAGGCGTTGTCTGATGAAGCGCTTCGAGCCAAAACAGACGAATTTAAAAAGCGTTATCAGGATGGAGAAACACTTGAATCGCTCATGCCAGAAGCTTACGCAGTCGTTCGGGAAGCATCGACCCGTGTTTTGAATATGACTCCTT
This region includes:
- a CDS encoding helicase-related protein encodes the protein MRAPASIHSSPPLTSNYHSAVSPEPLPSNVDASVCRHLNPALFDTWYAPLSPKEPSVHLVSAAPPTSTAYFLDTCLSYFKKSSPFIYEYEPTLQAFITLSWRRLLKWLHSDRFSEENTAPYSQSSQIDATFDQTATHRTRGQSKKQHPTHALTQSIRNETHPAYSSSFCMPLDPDFSPNQQLQVFLAGRLLLMSECQAFPLKELEAHFKAGYLQIQQGITCVGGIPFCHRCGNHVFHQFVSHTCRRCGRKCLYCRECLEMGLVRSCTALVKWRGPSPPLLYQEVQLNWEGTLTVEQQEASDKLLHSVKARQNFLVWAVCGAGKTEVLYQTLKNMIEQGKRVAIASPRSDVILELDRRIGSVFPTLSRVAIYGDSPDDYTFTPFVLTTLHQLRRFESAFDLIVIDEVDAFPFKGNQALNTVLQRALMSDGSLVFVTATPDREMKKAYLHGRLNGIHIPIRFHRGPLPEPKFVWIGDWKKKLSRGKLHESLYKWLQERIQDKRRVFLFVPEIGDVEPMVLLLNKKQFLAEGAHSKDPMRRDKVLAFREGRHHIMVTTTILERGVTISRADVAILGAERPIFDERALVQMSGRAGRDRENPDGEVVFFHNGKTREMLRALRHIQFMNHEAMKLTR
- a CDS encoding ComF family protein; the encoded protein is MPVCLWCHQRPIQAVSWETLFELGPRPGFCEQCEAELVRLKGARLCQKCGRDLDQLDDQFQVNGICLDCTKWQSTPFGQALYQNRSVYLYTPHLKDLLTQLKFRGDAILIEGFRRDLRKAYWAWYKWRLAIPIPLSAERQEERTFNQSELIADCLAAPKLLALVRSGSTEKQSKRTRQERLQKLKQESLPFSVVPEFSRHLKDRHLVLIDDIYTTGVTLRLAAQALLPYAPRSISSFTLARS
- the raiA gene encoding ribosome-associated translation inhibitor RaiA yields the protein MNFNIRGENLKVTPALRNYTEKKISKLGRYFDTPLMTDVHVNMHVHNNNQVIEVTIPLQGLLLRAEESQMDMYAAIDSVIEKLERQIRKYKTKVNRKYRQRVSRGYAQIAVGANPVSYYEDDEVVEESDFDVVRRKRFNFKPMDVDEAIMQMDMLGHDFFVFSNSVTGDTSVVYRRKDGKYGLIEKE